From Lolium perenne isolate Kyuss_39 chromosome 5, Kyuss_2.0, whole genome shotgun sequence, a single genomic window includes:
- the LOC127333862 gene encoding clavaminate synthase-like protein At3g21360: MEGSGDHEALMAALMANRQLLEAKVAINNAILTANDVPTSPPGDFFVVGECDGQKTIDGEQVPLVLTPAIEGGTRHEALVAALRAEREWLEGKVVANSAVLLRGFGVRDAAEFDAVVEALGWPDIRYVGPAPRTHVHGRVWTANEGPLEQSVYFHHEMVLIKEFPEKVILFCELPPPEGGETPFVPSFRVTERALEEFPEMVEELDVKGLRYTFTAPSNNNTGSMRGRGWEDAFATSDKAEAEKRAKALGMDVEWLLDGGVKTILGPRPLTRVFPGRKGQRMWFNTVVGMHGKELSSATAADGSEIPASFVQRCEEIIEEESIQFRWRKGDILILDNLATLHGRRPSLPPRRVLVATCK; this comes from the exons atggaaggcagCGGTGACCACGAAGCTCTCATGGCTGCACTGATGGCCAACAGGCAGCTGCTAGAAGCCAAAGTAGCCATCAACAACGCGATACTCACCGCCAACGACGTACCCACCTCGCCGCCCGGTGATTTCTTCGTCGTCGGCGAGTGTGACGGGCAGAAGACCATAGACGGCGAGCAGGTACCGCTGGTCCTGACCCCGGCAATCGAAGGCGGCACCCGGCACGAGGCGCTCGTGGCCGCTCTGAGGGCCGAGAGGGAGTGGCTGGAGGGCAAGGTGGTCGCCAACAGCGCCGTGCTGCTGCGCGGGTTCGGCGTCCGCGACGCGGCGGAGTTCGACGCCGTCGTGGAGGCGCTGGGGTGGCCGGACATCCGGTACGTCGGCCCCGCGCCGCGCACACACGTCCACGGCCGCGTCTGGACCGCCAACGAGGGGCCCCTCGAGCAGAGCGTCTACTTCCACCACGAGATGGTGCTG ATCAAGGAGTTCCCGGAGAAGGTGATACTATTCTGCGAGCTGCCGCCGCCTGAGGGCGGGGAGACGCCGTTCGTGCCGAGCTTCCGGGTGACTGAGCGGGCGCTGGAGGAGTTCCCGGAGATGGTGGAGGAGCTTGATGTCAAGGGGCTGAGGTACACGTTCACGGCGCCGAGCAACAACAACACCGGGTCCATGAGAGGGAGAGGATGGGAGGACGCTTTCGCCACGTCAGACAAAGCTGAAGCAGAGAAGAG GGCAAAGGCACTAGGAATGGACGTGGAGTGGCTCCTGGACGGCGGCGTGAAGACGATCCTGGGTCCCCGCCCGCTGACTCGCGTCTTCCCAGGACGCAAGGGCCAGAGGATGTGGTTCAACACGGTGGTCGGGATGCACGGCAAGGAGCTGAGCTCGGCCACGGCGGCCGACGGGTCCGAGATCCCGGCGAGCTTCGTGCAACGGTGCGAGGAGATCATCGAGGAGGAGAGCATCCAGTTCCGGTGGCGCAAGGGAGACAtcctcatcctcgacaacctCGCCACGCTCCATGGCCGGCGGCCGTCGCTGCCTCCCAGGCGAGTCCTCGTCGCGACCTGCAAATGA